CGGAAGGCGGTGACGAGGCGGACGGCGCCTGTGCTCACCAGCGCGCGCATCCGCGTGCCGAGGCCGCCGCGGGCGGCGAGCTGGTCGTCCGCGCCGCCGCCGTAGAGCTGCGCGGTACTGGCTCGGCGGATGGCCCACACGATCGACGTGTTCGGCTCCTGCCGCGCGAGGGCGGCGAGGTCGAGGAGGGCGTTGAAGGCGGAGTGCCCGCTTCCCACCACCAGCACCCGCTTCCCCGCGTAGCGCGCGCGGTCGCGGCCGAGCACGTCCGGGATGCCGTAGACGATGCGCCCGGCGAGCTCCGTCTCGCCGGGCACGGGGAGGCCGCCGGCGCCGAGCGGGTTGGGCGAGAGGTACGTCCCCGAGGCATCGACCACCGCCTTCGCCAGGATGCGCTCCTCGCCACCTGCAGTCTGTACCACCAGCTCGAACGGGGCCCGGTCGCGGCCGGGCGTCTTCATCTTGTCGAAGCCGTGCCGCGCGATCGCCGTCACGCGCGCGCCCAGCCGGATGTGCCGCGCGATGGCGGGGAGGGCGGCGAGCGGCTCCACGAAGCGCTCCACCAGCTCTCCGCCCGTTGGGAGCGCCTCCGGGTCCGGCGCGGTCCATCCCGCCCCCTCCAGCATCGACACCGCCACCGGATCGACCAGATAGCGCCAGGGGGAGAAGAGCCGCACGTGCGCCCACTGCCGGATGCTCGCGCCCACCGCATCCCCCGCCTCCAGCACCAGGGGCGTCTCACCCCGACTCACCAGGTGGGCGGCCGCCACCACACCGATCGGCCCCGCCCCGATCACCGCCACCGGAAGATCCCGCCCGCCCAGATCGCTCATCGCGCGGCTCCCTTCAATCAGGAAATGTTGATGTTTCGGATCAAAAAAACTCACCGGCAGCACCCACCCTGGCACGCGCCGCCGTGCTGCGCGGATGCCGCCTCCGCCAGGTACTCGCCCATCGCCTCGAGCACGCCGGGGTTGAGCGAGTAGTGGTTCCACCGCCCCTCGCGCCTGCCGGAGATGAGCCCGGCGTCCTTGAGCACCTTGAGGTGGAAGGAGAGCCGCGACTGTGCCGCGTCGAGCGCCTCCTGCAGGTCGCACACGCACCGCTCTCCGCCCACCAGCATCTCGACGATCTGGACACGGGTCTCGTCCGAGAGCGCATGGAACCAGCGCGCCACCTGGGCTGGGTTGCGGGTCGCCGTAGTCATGCGGGTGAATGTATCAACAAAACTTGTTTAGTCAAGCGTGAGCAAAGGGGGGCGGCCGCGCCTCAGAAGCCGCACCCGCCGGGTTCCGCGCGCGTACGCCGAAGGGGCCGCGCGACGTACCCAGGCACGAGCGCGACGGAGCGCTTGCCAACTGCGACTTCGACGCAATCACCTGGGCCCACCCGCGCCGCTCCCGCCGTGCGCGTAGCTCGTCTCGACGAGCGCAGGCACCGGCACGGTCCGTCCCGATTCCAGCATCGCCTCGATGTACTCTCGCAGTACGATTGGGAACAGCGCGCGCGCCTCGGTGGCAGTATCAGCGACCACTGAGAAGCCGGGCATCTCCTCAATCGTGACGAGGTAGTACGGCGCCTCCTCCGCGCTCTCTCGCACAGCCCTCCCGTGCACTGTCCAGGGCAGGGACACGTATTCATCAACGCTCATTCTTCGTCCTCCATGGATTGGCGGATCGCCTCAGCGGCCTGTCTCACCTGATAGGACGCAACCTTCCCCGAACCGGCTACCAGTGTCACCGCGTCCGCCTTTGGGTGCTTCCACTGGCGGTGGCTCGTCGCGCCCTTCCGCTCCTCGAACCCGAACGCACGCAGGACGGAAGCCACCTCGTCGTAACGCCACCCGTTCGGGTTGCCTTCCATCGCGGCGAGCGTCTTGTCCCTGCGTGCCATCGTCGGCCGTCTGGTAGTGAGTGCATCCTCCTTCCGGGTAGTATGTAATACCCCGGATCGTTTGAGGGGGATCGGCCGCGCCGCCCACGTGGGAGACGCCGGCGGTCGGCGCCTCCCACGCAGGTTTCAGCAGCAGGGGCCGCTGTCGCCGGTGGTGCCCTCGCAGCAGTCGTCGTCGCAGCAGGAGTCCTGCGGGTCGCACGGGGTGGGCTCGGCGGCGAGGGAGATGAGGTGCGTGAGATCGTCGTTCGTGCGCATGGGATCGCTCCTTGGGATGTTGTCCGGTCGTCCGCCGCATCGTCGCGGGGTACATCCCTAGAGACGTGGGCGAACGGAAAAGGACGCAGGCTCACCTCGCAGAGACGCAGGACGGAAAGAGAACAGAGGGCCTCACACAGCGCCACAGAGGAAACTGAAAGAACAATTACGCGCAGGATCGGCCCGCTTCTCCATCTCCGCTGTGGCAGTGGCAGTTTGGGCCCGGAGCGTAGTCGTCCACGCTGCCGGCCGCGTCGAGGTATACTGCGCAGCAGGCGAGTACGGCCTCCTTGAGGCGGGCACGCGCACGC
This sequence is a window from Longimicrobium sp.. Protein-coding genes within it:
- a CDS encoding NAD(P)-binding protein; this encodes MSDLGGRDLPVAVIGAGPIGVVAAAHLVSRGETPLVLEAGDAVGASIRQWAHVRLFSPWRYLVDPVAVSMLEGAGWTAPDPEALPTGGELVERFVEPLAALPAIARHIRLGARVTAIARHGFDKMKTPGRDRAPFELVVQTAGGEERILAKAVVDASGTYLSPNPLGAGGLPVPGETELAGRIVYGIPDVLGRDRARYAGKRVLVVGSGHSAFNALLDLAALARQEPNTSIVWAIRRASTAQLYGGGADDQLAARGGLGTRMRALVSTGAVRLVTAFRATRLDADADGITVSGEDAFIGPVDEIIVTTGFRPDLSITRELRLGLDPALESPVALAPLIDPNEHSCGTVYPHGAAELAHPEPGYYTVGMKSYGRAPTFLLLTGYEQVRSVVCALVGDEAGAKAVELVLPETGVCSTDLGGSCCSEPAPVLVGLGSRSGRPSLPLAGAR
- a CDS encoding metalloregulator ArsR/SmtB family transcription factor, producing the protein MTTATRNPAQVARWFHALSDETRVQIVEMLVGGERCVCDLQEALDAAQSRLSFHLKVLKDAGLISGRREGRWNHYSLNPGVLEAMGEYLAEAASAQHGGACQGGCCR
- a CDS encoding type II toxin-antitoxin system HicA family toxin — protein: MARRDKTLAAMEGNPNGWRYDEVASVLRAFGFEERKGATSHRQWKHPKADAVTLVAGSGKVASYQVRQAAEAIRQSMEDEE